One Enterobacter asburiae genomic window, GGCGAGCCACAGCGCCCACAGGGTCGGCCACAATAGCAGTAACGCGCCAATCGGTTTATCGGTACGCATTAAGCGGTGATACGCCAACAGCTTATTCTGCGTCAGGCTCCACTCCATTTTTTCTTCCTCTTAGTACAACGGTGATGCCGGTAAAAAAAGCTCCGTCAGAATTAACGGCTTACCGCTCAGGCGAAGGCGGGAACGACGCCCCCAGAGTTCGGCATCACGACCAATCTCAATAAAATCTCGGGTAAGCTCAGACGAGGTGAAAAGGTAACGCCCCAGCGGCGTTTTCCCCAGACGCTGCAGCGCCAGCTCTGGCCCGGAAAGGGTGGACTCGGGCACCACCGTCCGCCCGGCAAGCCATGGCTCACCGTCAGCACAGAGTAAAATTTCGCGCAGCCAGTAACGTGGCTCCTGCGGCAGCAGCGGCAGCTCGCTGGCGATCTCATCGCCAGAGACAAACCCTTCCTGAATCAGGGTCACCGTGACCGTTTTACCCTGTTGCTCAAAACGTTTCGTCATGGAATCTTCCAGCAACAGCCAGTCAAGCTGCTGCGGATCAAGCGCAGGTATTTGGTCGAAATAGCGCAGCGCACGCAGTTGCGTTAGCGCAGGGTGTGACATGCCAGACTCTCCGATACATAACGTAATGGCATTGTATCGCAGAAACACGGATTGAGGGGGGCCAAACGTTATTTAACGATCACGATCGCAACATGGGCGCAACAGCCTGGCGGATACGAAAAAAAGTGCGCCCACTCAGGCGCACCAAACTACTAACAAATCAGCACTGTGGGGAAACGGTTACCCCTTGCCTTTTACACTGCTGATAAAGGTGGAACGGGCAGTGGTTGAACCTAAACGTTCGGCTTCATCAAGCAGTTTCAGCGCTTTATCGACATCGCCGCGCTTCACCGCCTGCTTAATGGCGTTGTTGAAGTACTCTTCGGTGTCGTTCAGTACCGGCTCAGCTTTCTTCGACGGGGCAGGCGCTGCGGTCACCACCGGTGCGGCTGCCGTGGCAGTTGGCGCGGAATAAGCCGGGGAAGCCGTATTCCCCACCGTAACAGGGCCGTTACCGGAGGAACCAAACAGCGGGCCGACCAGTACGCTGGAACCGCTGTTCGTTTTCACCTTCAGCTTTAACGTTCCATCGGTGACGTGACGAGCAATCGGGTCTGGAATATCAGGAATCGCGTTGCCGGTACCTTTTGCGTAGGCTTTAGCCGGATCGAGCAACGTGGTGGTCTTCTGGAGATCTTGCTCAGTAGTAAAGACCAGAACGTAGAGTTTTTGCTGACCCAGCGCTGGCGTCAGGCGCATGACACCTTCCAGACGATCGGCGCTCATCACGCCGGGTTCCTGATACGTAAAGTATTCGCTTGGGAAAAAGGCAGATGGCGTCATGTTCTGATCGAGAATCAGCACATTAGGCGAAAATACGCTTGTCTGCTTGTTGACTTCACTGGTCAGGGTAATGGCCAGCTCTCCGATATTGGCGGGTACGCTATACGCAGCGACCGGGCCGGTAATACCTAGAACATTAAGTGACTGACCTGCCGTTGAGAGCTGGGTGGTCTGGGTTTTAGACTGATCGACAGGCGTCCAGACAAGCTGTTGCAGTGCCGCTGCCGGAATAGCCGGCGCGGATGTTGTGTTTTGCGGAACGAAATTGACGTTAGCAAGCGTTACAGCAGGCGCACTTGCCAGCAGCCCTGCGGATAAACAAAGGGCAAGGAGAGTTTTGTTCATTTTCATTGTTATCACCTCAAAATGCACAGGTCAGCGGTAGCCAGGCAATAGCGCGCCGTCCCAAGGATTGAGGGGCTTGCGCCCCTCAGTTTGGTCATTACGTCAGGTTAAGACGGTATTACCACCAGATTTCCATCTGGGCGCCGAAGGACCACTCGTCGTTGTCGCCGCGGCTGAAGCTTTTCGCAGTGGTATCGCTATAGGCCATGCCTGGGGTATAACCCGCAACGGAGTTTTTACCTGAAGGCGCATAACCCCATTTCTCATCCCACTTCGCATAGGTTGCAAATACGCGGATTGCCGGACGTGACCAGATGCTGTCGCCAGCCTGCCACTGTTGTGCAAGGGTGATTTTATACTGGTTGTTGGTTTCGCCAGTTTCCTGAGATTTGACGTTGTCGTAGCCCACTTCAAGCAGAGTGCTCATGATAGGCGTCCATTTGTACATAGGACGCACGCCGACGGTCCACCATTTCGTACCGTTGTTGTTATCCCAGTTGATATCCTGGTACATACCGACGTACATCAGGTCCCAGCTATCGCCCAGGGAGATAGCACCGTGGTCAAGTACGCGCCACAGGTGACCATTGTTGTTGATGCCGTAGTTGA contains:
- the ubiC gene encoding chorismate lyase, encoding MSHPALTQLRALRYFDQIPALDPQQLDWLLLEDSMTKRFEQQGKTVTVTLIQEGFVSGDEIASELPLLPQEPRYWLREILLCADGEPWLAGRTVVPESTLSGPELALQRLGKTPLGRYLFTSSELTRDFIEIGRDAELWGRRSRLRLSGKPLILTELFLPASPLY
- the malM gene encoding maltose operon protein MalM, with the translated sequence MKMNKTLLALCLSAGLLASAPAVTLANVNFVPQNTTSAPAIPAAALQQLVWTPVDQSKTQTTQLSTAGQSLNVLGITGPVAAYSVPANIGELAITLTSEVNKQTSVFSPNVLILDQNMTPSAFFPSEYFTYQEPGVMSADRLEGVMRLTPALGQQKLYVLVFTTEQDLQKTTTLLDPAKAYAKGTGNAIPDIPDPIARHVTDGTLKLKVKTNSGSSVLVGPLFGSSGNGPVTVGNTASPAYSAPTATAAAPVVTAAPAPSKKAEPVLNDTEEYFNNAIKQAVKRGDVDKALKLLDEAERLGSTTARSTFISSVKGKG